The following are from one region of the Magallana gigas chromosome 6, xbMagGiga1.1, whole genome shotgun sequence genome:
- the LOC136276652 gene encoding 5-hydroxytryptamine receptor 3A-like, which yields MNLFKKTFFGFLLYVLEYSVGDGNLGSNFYQVTKHLHALLLQNYSKDIHPILDHKKPVTISVVVFPKAIINYDEIGGTLSMSLGLELSWTDELLRWNPASYHNISALRIPSSKVWTPRLFSPNAFDTFSIDADNSCSVFYMYDGTSTYTVGVRSSTLCSPNSRYFPFDTQTCYIVIITSSSFFEEIFEASHVSEHVFEENPVWKLLSLQTSVANDEMMYSSVFKIMVKLQRRHSFFMVNIFAPIIFLAFVNLFVFMLPVESGERVSYAITVLLSFTVFLSLLTNYIPKSSLTISLFSIYMFTVLVYSSLITLTVIIISDIHFTVEGQSPKSFTARMVVRIMKGQKIKTRNVVTEVTPVDVHVDNEKKQKFHINYKTLSCTLDNIFKNIYAVFFLLVTTFFMTFIAFEL from the coding sequence ATGAATTTGTTCAAGAAGACATTCTTCGGATTTCTGCTGTATGTTTTAGAATATTCAGTGGGTGATGGAAATTTAGGTTCAAATTTCTACCAAGTAACAAAGCATCTTCATGCCTTGCTTTTGCAAAATTACTCCAAAGACATACATCCAATTTTGGATCATAAGAAACCTGTAACGATTTCTGTGGTCGTCTTTCCAAAGGCTATAATCAATTATGACGAGATCGGAGGAACCTTAAGTATGTCCCTTGGTCTCGAACTTTCTTGGACTGATGAACTCCTAAGATGGAATCCTGCGTCCTATCACAATATTTCCGCTCTTCGTATTCCTTCGTCCAAAGTGTGGACACCCCGTCTGTTTAGTCCTAATGCGTTTGACACCTTTTCCATTGACGCGGACAACTCTTGCAGTGTGTTTTATATGTATGATGGAACCTCAACATATACAGTCGGAGTTCGTTCTTCCACACTCTGTTCGCCTAATTCGAGGTACTTTCCATTCGACACTCAAACGTGCTACATTGTTATAATAACTTCATCGTCATTTTTTGAAGAAATATTTGAAGCAAGCCATGTGTCAGAACACGTGTTTGAAGAGAATCCAGTTTGGAAGCTTCTCTCCTTGCAGACTTCAGTTGCAAATGATGAAATGATgtattcatcagtttttaaaataatggtgAAACTTCAAAGACGCCATTCCTTCTTCATGGTGAACATATTTGCTCCCATAATATTTCTAGCCTTTGTCAATCTGTTCGTCTTTATGTTACCGGTTGAATCAGGCGAGCGAGTGTCTTACGCCATCACTGTGTTGCTTTCGTTTACTGTGTTTTTGTCTCTACTCACAAACTACATTCCGAAATCTAGTCTGACAATTTCGTTGTTTTCAATCTACATGTTCACGGTGTTGGTCTACAGTTCTCTGATCACATTGACCGTGATAATCATCTCCGACATTCACTTCACAGTCGAGGGTCAGTCTCCGAAGTCCTTCACAGCTAGAATGGTAGTAAGAATAATGAAGGGTCAAAAGATCAAAACCCGTAATGTTGTGACTGAAGTAACTCCTGTGGATGTCCATGTAGACaatgaaaaaaagcaaaaattccATATCAACTACAAAACATTATCTTGTACTCTggataacattttcaaaaatatatatgccgTATTTTTTCTATTAGTAACCACATTTTTTATGACATTCATTGCTTTTGAATTATAA